The genomic DNA AATACTCGTAGATATTAAAGGTGCTATAGTTGATCCTGGAGTGTATGAAATGCACCTAGGAGACCGTGTTATCCATGCAATTGAAAAAGCCAGTGGTTTTTTATCTGAAGCTAACCCAGATATGGTTAATTTAGCTTTAATACTTGAGGATGAAATGGTCATTTATGTACCATGGAAAGGTGAAGAAGAACAACCGCAGATAACATCAGAACATGTCACCAAGAAGGATACGAACAAAATTAATATTAATAATGCTACTAGCGAAGAGTTACAAAAAATTCCTGGGATTGGGCCAGCAAAGGCTTCTGCAATAGTAACGTATCGCGAGGAAGCAGGGAAGTTTAAGAGTATCGAGGATGTGGTGAATGTACCGGGTATTGGTGCAAAAACACTTGAAAAAATAGCGGAATTTATTGTAGTAAAGTGATAAAATATTTTTTCTGAAATTATTGACAATTCTTATTGGCAAACTGTATAATCACCCTATTGAAATAAAATAATTGAAGAACTCTTATTGAGAGAGGTGGAGGGATTGGCCCTATGAAACCCGGCAACCAGTGTGTAAACACAAGGTGCTAAATCCAACAGAACAGAATTGTTCTGAAAAATGAGAGAAAGAAGCAGATACGAACTCTTCTCTCATAAATATGAGAAGAGTTTTTTGTTGTTTAAAGAGTTTAGAGGAGGAAATGAAAATGACTGAAAGAAATTGGAGTTTAGAAACAATCGCTGTACACGGTGGTCAAGAAGCGGATAACAATACTTTATCGAGGGCAGTACCGATCTATCAAACAACTTCTTATGTTTTCAAAGATACCGATCATGCAGCGAATTTATTTGCGTTAGCTGAGGCAGGCAATATTTATACACGAATTATGAACCCAACTCAAGACGTTTTTGAAAAAAGGGTAGCTGAATTAGAAGGTGGAATTGCTGCTTTAGCCACAGCTAGTGGGCAGTCAGCAATCACACTTGCGGTTTTAAATATTTGTGAGAGTGGTGATGAAGTAGTTGCATCGAGCTCATTATATGGCGGTACATAT from Anaerobacillus alkaliphilus includes the following:
- a CDS encoding helix-hairpin-helix domain-containing protein; protein product: MLKLKRNSLFLLAVCTIALVFSVSLFRSFDNSRVTEDYFQASVTTTALVETEKETHNPSTRILVDIKGAIVDPGVYEMHLGDRVIHAIEKASGFLSEANPDMVNLALILEDEMVIYVPWKGEEEQPQITSEHVTKKDTNKININNATSEELQKIPGIGPAKASAIVTYREEAGKFKSIEDVVNVPGIGAKTLEKIAEFIVVK